The nucleotide window tgcacacaggtgtatacttgcacatgtgtgtgcatgcatgtggaggccagaggtcaacatcagatgtcctccattgctctccatcttatctccttcagacagggtctctcgctgaacttgTAGCTCCTTAATTGGCTACAGTGGCTGGCTGACCCCCAGGATCCTTCTGTCCCCACTCTGCCAGGGCTGACATCACAGATGTGTGTACCATGCCcacaccacgtgggtgctgaggacccaaactcagtccccatgcttgtgtggcaagcattgTGCCGACAGAGCTATATCTTTAGCCCACCAAATATTATTAATCTCATTCCCACAACAGCAGAGTCAGTCCCCACACAGATACGTCATTTACTCCTTCCCCAGATGGGACACCTGTGTCCCTATCCTAGCTTTTGTTGGCATAAACTGCTCCACTAAACACCCATCGCATAGGAGATGGTGCCATCATGATTGTCGCTTATGTGGGACACCCTGCAAAGACCACCGTGGGAAAGGCTGACTTCATTTTTAAGAGTCTTGCCTGTcactgggtggtggcgcacgcctttaatcccagcactcaggaggcggaggcaggcacatatctgtgagttcgagaccagcctggtctacagagtgaattccaggacaggctccaaagctacagagaaaccctgtcttgaaaaaaccaataataataatataaaaagtcaCTTGCGTGCCAAGCCCTGGTGATTTAAGGGTACCACCAGGCATGCAGGTGTGTGGATCTGCCTGCCCTCATCTGAGGATGGCATTCCAGGAAAGCGGGGTTCATCATTAACCTGGAGGAGCAGATGGAGGAACGCTAAAACCCCGAGAAGAGGAGCTCTGTGCCCATACCCAGCGCAGGCACCCAGGCACAGACGGTGTCATGGCTCACCCAGAAAGTGGTTGACACAGAGATTGCGCAGTGCCTTGGGCATGTTGTAGATGGTGGAGCAGAGGCGCCGCAGAGACAGTGGCTGCTCCGACTGCTCACTGGAGCCGGTCAGCTCGCTCTCGTACTTCACACCGTTCAGAAGGATGTTTGCGACCTGAAACAGAGACTGAGTCAGAGCCGCGAGGCCCAGGTCCCCCAAGGCGTGTGCTGGAGCGTGCTGAGAAGCAAAGTGCGGACAGCTCACAGCGCACACTGCAGGGACCTCTGTCTTTTActaaattttatttagtattatcattattattggatgtgtgtgtgcatagtgtgtgCGTTATGTACGGATGTGGATGAGTGCAGGTGTATCCAtaccatagcacacatgtggaagtcaggacagttCTGGGAATCCCGGGACCAAACtttggtcatcaggcttgtgcatCAGGGCATTTGTTTACCAgctgggccatcttgctggccccactCTGCCTTCTGACAGGGTGGGAACCAAGCACCAGGCACCCGGGAGCAGCTACAGGTGGAAGCTCATTGTGAGCGCTCTACAGTACAGCAcgggtttctctctctcctctctctccctctctctctccccttctctctctctccttctctctctccccttctctctctctctctatctctctctctctctccccttctctctctctccttctctctctcccccctctctccctctctctctctctctctctctctctctctctctctctctctctctctccccccttctctctctctctctccttctctctctcccccctctctccccttatctctctctccccctctctccttctctctctccccttctctctctctctctttctctctctccccccttctctccccccttctctctgtctctctctctctctctctctctctctctctcacacacacacacacacacacctagatgTGTTCCTGTTTAGCTcaacttttttctctttgaaaatagGATCTCATTAACCTCCCCTGTGTatggggaggagacaggactACCGCTCCGTCCATGCCAGACAAGCTCCCGACCAACTGAGGGACTGCCCCAGCCTTCCGCCCACaatttttaccattttatttatcttttatgtgcattggtgttttgcctgcatgtatatctgtgtgggtgtcagatcccccaccactggagttacagacagttgtgagccaccacgtgggtgctgggaactgaacccggaacctctggaagagcagccagtgctctcgacAGCTGAGTTGACTCTCCAGCTCCATTTTTACTGTTTCCAAAGAACTTACACCCTAACCATTGTTGACAGAATGGAagctgggaggagacaggaaaagggGAATGCTGGGAGCCTCAAGCTAAGACCTGAATCCAGGAGCCACCTGAGTGCTGTGAAACAGGACGTTCCAATTGACAAAGGGTCAGAGAAGCTACCTGGATGAAGACCAACCCTTGATCTGTGCAGCTAGGAAACAATGGGCTGAAATGCTGGGCAGGTCCTGGGCCGCCCTCTGCATCTGGCACATCCCCGGGAGGAGCAGCCACTGCCTGCAGAGCCCTTCCTCTGGCAGAGGCCGTGGTGCTGACCCGGCCAGGCAGTGGCATCCGTGTCTCACTGGGTCATGCACCAGTCTACCTGGCTCCAGAATAACCTCCCTGAAGAAACCCATGTGGGTTAGATGTTTCAAAGGTGGCCTAGAGACCCCAAGTTTCcgatctctctcttcctgtgagGGTGCCCGAGGCCAAGGGGCACAGACACTGTTTACCTAAATAGAAGACAGCTTGAAGGAGTCTCCTCTTCGAGGCGGAGggtgctgagtgtgtgtgtgcgtgcgcgtgtgtgtgtgcgcgtgtgtgtgtgtgcgcgcgcgtgtgtgtgcgcgtgtgtgtgtgcgtgtgtgtgcgcgcgcgtgtgtgtgcgcgtgtgtgtgtgcgtgtgtgtgcgcgcgcgtgtgtgtgtgcgtgtgtgtgtgcgcgcgcgtgtgtgcgtgtgtgtgcgcgtgtgtgtgtgcgtgtgtgtgcgcgcgcgcgtgtgtgtgcgtgtgtgtgtgcgcgcgtgtgtgtgcgtgtgtgtgcgcgtgtgtgtgtgtgcgtgcgcgtgtgtgtgtgtgtgtgcgtgcgcgtgcgcgcgcgtgtgtgtgcgtgtgtgtgtgtgtgcgtgtgtgtgtgtgtgtgtgtgtgcgcgcacacatatgcatgtggatacaggcacacatgtaggtGTCAAGGCCCAGGAAAGCCTCAGGCGCCATTGGTGTCCTTTCCCCGTGCCAGATTTTTATATAACCTCCGAAGGACACCAATAACCCTGTGGCCACCCACACACACTAAAGGCACTGCAAACAGCCTTCCAGAAGATTCTGCCCCTTTGCAGAAGACTGCCTTGAGCGTGCAGCCTTTCGGGGTCAGCTAGTGTCATGTCAGACATGAGCTGGGGCAACTGCTCACATTGGGGAGGACCTAGACACACTGCAGGCTGCCATGGCGCCACCATTTTCCTTTGAGTCTCAGGTCTGTTGGCACCATGTTCGAGGGGCCCATGTGGGCCATGGCTGGGCGGCCTACGCGCAGCGCTGTGCCACACTTTAGAGAGGTGGccctggcctcagtttctttgAGGCAAATGTGACAGTCTGAAGAGGGCTGCCAGGGAGTCACTGCCCTCAACAAACCCTCCCATCCGGGGACTCAGACATCCCAAAGTGACATACCCACATGCAAAGGAAGTCATCTCTGAGGCTGCACTCCCCCCTTCACCCTCTGACCATCACCGTGGACAGTCCGTCGGGTCCATGCCTCCCCCTTGACATCTCGTTGTTGCTTTTACCTGCTGACTGAAGGTCACGTTCCTTCTCCTGCTGGCTTCAGGACCATTTCCCCCAGCCACATCTGGGAGAGCCAAGGTCTGGGGCCTCTTCAGGATGCCTGAGGCCCGTGGCTTGGAGGTGTCCAGAGAGCCTACCCTTAGAACATCTCCATCCGAGCCCAAGGTCAGggccccctctctcctctccagcaGCCCCCTCTCCTGGCAGTAGAAGCCATCGGGGGCCCGGGGAAAACTGACACTGATGGCCTGCCTGGGGACACTGCTGGGGAGAGCCAGGTAGTTGTCATGGCCCGCCGTGAAGCAGTCAATGAGCACGCTGTCTATGTTGGAGGTGCCAAAGGAGGAGGCGAACTCGTTGATGCCCGTGAGTGAGTTGTCCCTGCTGATGAAGCTGCCGTACTTGGGCGTGAGGGGGCTGGGTGGTGAGATAGGGCTGGAGAAGCTGGCATACAGGCTGGTGGCTGTAGTAGAGGGGAGGGTGTCGCCGGCCCCCTCTTCCAACAGGACAGGCGGGGAGGGGGGCAACGGGAGGCTGGGGCTCTTCATGGCTGTCCTCTTCTCACCCAGGGGCCGCAGGGGCCTCTCAGGGATGCTAATCAGGGTGAGCACAGTGGTGACGCTCAGGGTGATGGCGGTGAAGATATAGATGACACGGAGCTGACCCCCCAGGGCCCTCCCGAAGCCGGTTTTGTCCCAGTGGATGCCCCCGACCACATAGCCGAATCCTCCGCCCAGAcctgtggagagaaagagaattctGTGGACTCTAGGACCTAGACAGGCAAGGAaaagaccccagaaaaggtgGGGCCACTTTTCAGAAGAATGTTAGAGTAGCGTAGTTCATTCCAAGGACCGGATCCAGTGTCTGTCCCAGCTACACCCCAGCAAGTGAGGAGGGGATCCGCCCCCCCACCCCATGTTCCTGACATACCCTCCGGGACCAGCTGGCTACGCTCGTCACCATGTTAACCTAGGAACGTGGCTCCAGGGCAGGGAGCACAAGGACAAACTGCCCACTGTCCTTCCATTTGAAAGGAAGTGCGTTATACTCATGGATCATAGCcaccttttcctttgctttaagaCGGCTCAGCTTCAGGGCAGCATGAACACACCAAGACCACATCCTGATCAGACCAGCCAGTGTGTACATGAGCGTGTCCCTTGCTGTCATCCCTGTGTAGGGCACCATGAGGAAAGTCACCTCTACGAATGACCCCAGTCATTGGGCTTTGCAGAGCAAGGGTCTTTACCCACGAAGCCATCTCTGGTGAATGTGGGGTCCTTCTAACTAGCTTTCAATACATCTTTTGGAAGAAACATTGCAGATTTGTGACCCTTGAACAAGGGCAGGTTTCATATggatattattaatttattaccTATTATTAATCTATTACCATATGTATATAACCCTGCCTggctcactctagaccaggctggcctcaactctgagatctgcctgcctctgcttcctgagtgctggaacttgctatgcagaccaggctgactcagATTCAGagaccatctgcctctgcctctgcatccctagGGCTGAGATCAAAGGCGTACACTATACATGCCCaacctgtttaatttttttttttttttggtttttcgagacagggtttcgctgtggctttggagtctgtcctggaactagctctgtagaccaggctggtctcgaactcacagagatccgcctgcctctgcctcccgagtgctgggattaaaggcgtgcgccaccaccgcccggccaacctgtttaatttttaaaaatgcttactgtctttattatttttaaattacgtGTATGTGGGGGTTGTTGAGTGTGTATGTAGGGGCTtgttgaatgtgtatgtgtgtatgtggggggttgttgagtgtgtatgtgtgtatgtggggggttgttgagtgtgtatgtgtgtgtgggggttgttgagtgtgtatgtgggggttgttgagtgtgtatgtgtgtatgtgggggttgttgagtgtgtatgtgtgtatgtaggggttgttgagtgtgtatgtgtgtatgtggggggttgttgagtgtgtatgtgtgtgtgggggttgttgagtgtgtatgtgtgtatgtgggggttgttgagtgtgtatgtgtgtatgtgggggttgttgagtgtgtatgtgtgtatgtaggggttGTTGAGTGTGTATGTAGGGGttgttgagtgtgtatgtgtgtatgtgggggttgttgagtgtgtatgtgggggttgttgagtgtgtatgtgtgtatgtgggggttgttgagtgtgtatgtgtgtatgtggggggttgttgaatgtgtatgtgtgtatgtagggggttgttgagtgtgtatgtgggggttgttgagtgtgtatgtgtgtatgtgggggttgttgagtgtgtatgtgtgtatgtgggggttgttgagtgtgtatgtggagggatGGTCGCTACATGAGTGTAGATGCACACAGAGCAATAAGAGGCACTGGGCCaactgaagctggagttacaggtgggtgagtttccatgtggtgctgggagctGACTCAGGTTGTCTGTAAGAGCAATAAccgtcttaaccactgagccatttctccagccccccaccccccgatGATTTTAGCCAATTTCTTggcttatttatttgagacaggatctcattgtgtagccctggctggcctggaattcactacatagactaggctgcccttgaactcatattGGTCCGCatgattcctgagtgctgggattaaaggagtgcaacACACCctacttgttctctctctctctctctctctctctctctctctctctctctctctctctctctctctctctctcacacacacacacacacacacacacacacacacacacacacacacacacacacacgggtctcatgtatcctagtTTGGTTTCAGACTATGTAGTCTAAAGTgagtttgaactcctgattcccctgtgtctgtctccacaccttgtttatatggtgctgggaaaCCCTGGGATTCTGTGCGTGCCCAGTTCcaagataaatattttctatttgtttatttttttaaaaagaaatatttattatgtatacagtgtgtgcctgcatgtacacTTTCccaccagaagagggagccagatctcactatagatggctgtgagctactatgtggttgctggaaactgaactcaggacctcaggaagaacagccagtgctcttaaccactgagccatctctccagccctatttgtttatttttggggctatggagtgtgtgtgtgtgtgtgtgtgtgtgtgtgtgtgtgtgtgtgtgtgtgtggtgttggtgcacgtgtggtggtcagagggcaATTTGTAGGAATTAGTTCTTTCTTATCATCATGTAAGTTCtgagagtcaaactcaggtcaagcACCTTTCCCAAACATAAATGTTTTCTATTGCTTCAATGTTAacctgtatatttatatatttgaactTCATCAACTTATTTTTAAACCTAGAGGTAAGGAAGGACATCCCCCACCTCCCAAGGGACATGCATCTGAACTCCATGCACTGCAGTCTTGCCTGGGGGAAAGGCACTCACCCGCCATGAGAGCATGGATGTTCAGGCCTCGGTCCTGGTCCACCGGGCCACACACGTCCATCATGTAGGCGTGGCTGGGGTTATCCGCCGAGTCTGCGCTGAAGTCCATCAGCACCACCCCGCACACAGTCAGGAGGATGCCCCACTTGTGGTTGGTGGCCGTGTCAGCCAGGGCCATCCCAATGTCCCTTCCATTGAGCAGGAGCGACAAGCCCAGCAATGCCCctggaaacagagagacaaagtCACCAGAGAAAATGAAGCCATTCTCTATCTCCGCAGCTCACTTCCGTGTTGAGACTGAGGACTTAGGAGCCGGGGGAGTCGCCTGCAGATGGCAGAGTTCTTTCACTCAGACTAAGGTTTTCATCCTATCAAGCTGAGCAAGGACAAGATGAGCTCTATTAGcttattaaaacaaagaaaaaaactaaatgatTTATTCTTAGTGTTGGCTCAGGCAAGGTTGGGCCTGGGGCTGCCTCGGAATTGCTTgagcctctctttccctccctcccatttttgtttctttctttccattttattttcatgcCAAACAACAGACCTATCGCCAGGACAAGAATGAAAGGGCGTCTCCTTCCAAACCTTGAGGTACACCGGTCACTCCAGGCACCCagcagaggctgcagcaggaatCCTGAAACAGAGCAGGCAGCAGACGGGCGTTATTACCCGGTCCCCAGTGTAGTGCCACGGGGATGCTGAAGCAGCCACTGGCACTCCCAAGGCACCACGAGCAAGCACATACCCCAAGGCACCAAAACATTAAAGCAACCAGACTTGCTGTACGAGACCTTCCTGGGAATCTCTGGACCTTCCTGGGGAATCCCAGCAAAACCCAGTCCCCTCCCATGTTGCATCAACTTCATGGCTCAGATTTTGCGCTGAGTGCGAGAAGCGTGTTCGATGATGCAATCCTGGGGTCTACCTAATGTCTGTCCTACCCTCCAGTACAGATCAAAGAACTTAGAATACAGGATGTGACCGGTCATACCTGTGTTTTCCCACAGCCCATACTAAGGAGGGGAACTCAATTCCTCCCTCGTCCCCTCAGGTCCCTCAAAGCTGCTTCAGCAGAGGCTTCTGGAAGCTTCCGGAGATTTCCAGAGGCCGTCCACCATCAGGGCTCACCAAGGATGGGGCTGATGAACCACACTAGGCTGTAGAGCTGGTCAGGCAGGCCCATTTGCAGGAGTACCGGAGTCACGTAAGCCGTCTCCATGGCGTAGCTGAACTCGATGCCAAATAGAATGCAGCCATTGAAGAGCAGCTCCCAAAACGACCTCTGTGGATGCAAGTCTCCAAAGTCCACCAGCTCGATGGGACATGGAGtgttggggggaggaggaggagaggg belongs to Microtus pennsylvanicus isolate mMicPen1 chromosome 13, mMicPen1.hap1, whole genome shotgun sequence and includes:
- the Slc45a1 gene encoding proton-associated sugar transporter A isoform X1, with product MIPPAGSTPPGEALCPTVAPQDFWRSSISSYSGSVTRHISHRANNFKRHPKRRKCIRPSPPPPPNTPCPIELVDFGDLHPQRSFWELLFNGCILFGIEFSYAMETAYVTPVLLQMGLPDQLYSLVWFISPILGFLLQPLLGAWSDRCTSRFGRRRPFILVLAIGALLGLSLLLNGRDIGMALADTATNHKWGILLTVCGVVLMDFSADSADNPSHAYMMDVCGPVDQDRGLNIHALMAGLGGGFGYVVGGIHWDKTGFGRALGGQLRVIYIFTAITLSVTTVLTLISIPERPLRPLGEKRTAMKSPSLPLPPSPPVLLEEGAGDTLPSTTATSLYASFSSPISPPSPLTPKYGSFISRDNSLTGINEFASSFGTSNIDSVLIDCFTAGHDNYLALPSSVPRQAISVSFPRAPDGFYCQERGLLERREGALTLGSDGDVLRVGSLDTSKPRASGILKRPQTLALPDVAGGNGPEASRRRNVTFSQQVANILLNGVKYESELTGSSEQSEQPLSLRRLCSTIYNMPKALRNLCVNHFLGWLSFEGMLLFYTDFMGEVVFQGDPKAPHTSEAYQKYNSGVTMGCWGMCIYAFSAAFYSAILEKLEECLSVRTLYFIAYLAFGLGTGLATLSRNLYVVLSLCTTYGILFSTLCTLPYSLLCDYYQSKKFAGSSADGTRRGMGMDISLLSCQYFLAQILVSLVLGPLTSAVGSANGVMYFSSLVSFLGCLYSSLCVTYEIPSGDAADEEQQPLLLNV
- the Slc45a1 gene encoding proton-associated sugar transporter A isoform X2, which produces MGCGKTQDSCCSLCWVPGVTGVPQGALLGLSLLLNGRDIGMALADTATNHKWGILLTVCGVVLMDFSADSADNPSHAYMMDVCGPVDQDRGLNIHALMAGLGGGFGYVVGGIHWDKTGFGRALGGQLRVIYIFTAITLSVTTVLTLISIPERPLRPLGEKRTAMKSPSLPLPPSPPVLLEEGAGDTLPSTTATSLYASFSSPISPPSPLTPKYGSFISRDNSLTGINEFASSFGTSNIDSVLIDCFTAGHDNYLALPSSVPRQAISVSFPRAPDGFYCQERGLLERREGALTLGSDGDVLRVGSLDTSKPRASGILKRPQTLALPDVAGGNGPEASRRRNVTFSQQVANILLNGVKYESELTGSSEQSEQPLSLRRLCSTIYNMPKALRNLCVNHFLGWLSFEGMLLFYTDFMGEVVFQGDPKAPHTSEAYQKYNSGVTMGCWGMCIYAFSAAFYSAILEKLEECLSVRTLYFIAYLAFGLGTGLATLSRNLYVVLSLCTTYGILFSTLCTLPYSLLCDYYQSKKFAGSSADGTRRGMGMDISLLSCQYFLAQILVSLVLGPLTSAVGSANGVMYFSSLVSFLGCLYSSLCVTYEIPSGDAADEEQQPLLLNV
- the Slc45a1 gene encoding proton-associated sugar transporter A isoform X3 codes for the protein MALADTATNHKWGILLTVCGVVLMDFSADSADNPSHAYMMDVCGPVDQDRGLNIHALMAGLGGGFGYVVGGIHWDKTGFGRALGGQLRVIYIFTAITLSVTTVLTLISIPERPLRPLGEKRTAMKSPSLPLPPSPPVLLEEGAGDTLPSTTATSLYASFSSPISPPSPLTPKYGSFISRDNSLTGINEFASSFGTSNIDSVLIDCFTAGHDNYLALPSSVPRQAISVSFPRAPDGFYCQERGLLERREGALTLGSDGDVLRVGSLDTSKPRASGILKRPQTLALPDVAGGNGPEASRRRNVTFSQQVANILLNGVKYESELTGSSEQSEQPLSLRRLCSTIYNMPKALRNLCVNHFLGWLSFEGMLLFYTDFMGEVVFQGDPKAPHTSEAYQKYNSGVTMGCWGMCIYAFSAAFYSAILEKLEECLSVRTLYFIAYLAFGLGTGLATLSRNLYVVLSLCTTYGILFSTLCTLPYSLLCDYYQSKKFAGSSADGTRRGMGMDISLLSCQYFLAQILVSLVLGPLTSAVGSANGVMYFSSLVSFLGCLYSSLCVTYEIPSGDAADEEQQPLLLNV